A region of Paraburkholderia sp. BL23I1N1 DNA encodes the following proteins:
- a CDS encoding DUF1634 domain-containing protein has translation MNRVASAGWRLEHWLAKLLHYGTWVATGTIAAGLAISLLGTPGSPLASALPGMRTPPGLLSMPAGIHIVTIGIALFILLPVMRLILMLGMFLHQRDYRFSAIAALVLVIVAAGLLAGAA, from the coding sequence ATGAACCGCGTCGCGTCGGCCGGATGGCGGCTCGAACACTGGCTTGCGAAGCTCCTGCATTACGGCACATGGGTGGCGACGGGCACGATCGCGGCCGGCCTTGCAATTAGCCTTCTAGGTACCCCCGGAAGCCCCCTTGCAAGCGCGTTGCCCGGCATGCGAACTCCCCCCGGACTGCTTTCAATGCCGGCCGGCATACATATTGTGACCATTGGCATTGCGCTTTTTATCCTGCTGCCGGTAATGCGGCTTATATTGATGTTAGGGATGTTCCTGCATCAGCGCGACTACCGGTTCAGCGCGATTGCCGCCCTCGTGCTGGTGATCGTCGCCGCGGGATTACTGGCCGGCGCGGCGTGA